The following nucleotide sequence is from Streptomyces sp. HUAS CB01.
CCGGTCTGGAGGCGCTGTACGTGTCGAAGCTGGCGCGCGCCCTGGAGTCGGCCGGGCTGATCGAACGCACCCGTGATCCCCGTGACCCTCGCGCCGTGCAACTCGCCCTCACCGAGCAGGGACAGGCCGTCACGCAGCAGGCCATCACGAAAGTCCAGGAACTGCTCCAGCAGTTGCTGCAACCGCTCGGCGGTCTCGACGCGCCGCGGACACGCGCGTTCACCGGCGAGTTGACGACCCTGCTCGACGCACCTCTCGCTCCCTCCGTACCGAACGACGAGAGCACCAAGGGGACAGGACCATGACCACCACCGCATACACCGGCACCTCACCTCTCGCCGACGCCCGTGCCCTCGGGCTCGCCCACTACGCCGCCCGCGGCGTCCTCGAGCACGTCCTGGCCCGGCACGGCATCACCTTCCAGCAGCAGATCGCCCTGCGCGCCGCCGTCACCGCCGACGCCCGGCAGACGCCGGAGGAACTGGTCGCCCAGGTCCGGGGCTCCCTCAAGGCCGACCCCGCAGACATCCGCACCACCCTCGACGAACTACTGGCCAGGGAACTGCTCGTCGCGGACGGCGCGCACCTCCGCCCCACGGGCGCGGGCCGCGAATTGCTCACCGCCGTCGCTGCGGACACCGCCCCCCTCACCGCACATGTCTGGGGCGGGATACCCGCAGAGGACCTGGCCGCCGCCGGCCGTGTCCTCGCCCTGGTCACCGAGCGCGCCAACGCCGAGCTTGCGGCGCTGACCGCCTGACCGCCCGCTCCGGCGGGCCCCCGCAGGGCGAGTCCCGCGGGGCCCGCCGGCGCTCCCACGCCGGGCCGGGGTTGCGCCTGCCGCGTACGGTACGGCCGGCATGACGGCGGGGCATGCCGACTCCGGTCGGACGCCGACGTGCTGCCCGCCCCGGCTCAACGGCCGTGCGGGTGGCCGCGCTCGGATCACTCGGGCACCTGAATACTGGCGCTCCAACGCACGTTGCCGGCTGTCTCGATGTGGAAACGCCCCTTGCCGCCCTCGGCGAGGTCGAGTTGGTTGGCGCTCATGCGGGGTGTCGTGCTCGGGCAGGAAACGGTGAACTCCCCCACGGTGTCGATGACCAGCGTGAGGCTGCCGGTTCCGCTGTCGGCGACGCAGTTGACGTTCACCCAGGTGACGCCCCTGCCGAGTCGGACGACACCGAGGTCCGCCGCGCCGCGTCGAGGTCCACCGTGGGCGATCTGCCGGTGGCCGGGCGGAAGCTCCGGTGGAGTCAGCACCACGTCCGACGTCGCGTCGGACGGCGAGCCCCATGGTGCGCTCGGACCGGGTGCGGGCTGGTCGGTCCTCGTGCACCCCATGGCCGTCGTCGCGGTGGCGGTGATGACGACGGCGGTCGCGGCAATGCGGGAAAGGGTCATCGGGAACGGACCTCTGGATGGCTGAATCCCACGGCCTTGTCCCTCCCCCGGCCGGCCGCTGTTTCGGCGCCAGGGTACCCGCAGGGCCCCGGTCGCGGACAGTGGACGGAACCGCCCCGGTAATGCGCCGAGCACGCTCTCGCACGCCCCTTCCGGAGTGATGACCGCGGGCCGGGAGACGGACGACCATGAGGTGCCGCGGTGTTCACCTCCGCGACGGGGAGGCACAGACCGGACGCACAGGGGGAACGATGGCACGACGATGGCTGGTGACGGGGTGTTCCTCGGGGCTGGGGTACGCATTGGCCACGGCGGCCGCTGAAGCGGGCCACCGGGTGGCCGCCACCGCGCGCAGGTCCGAGGCGCTCGAAGGACTGGCTCGTGCGTGGCCCGGCCGGATCACTCCGCTGGCCCTGGAGCTGCGCGACGCGGCCCAGTGCGAAGAGGCCGTGCGCAGTGCCTGCGACGTCCTCGGGGGCATCGACGTCCTCGTCAACAACGCGGGAAGCGGCCTGTTCGGCACGGTCGAGGAGGTCTGCGATGCCGAGGTGCGGGACCAGTTGGAAACCCTGGTCGTCGGTCCCTGGCGCCTCACGCGACTCGTCCTGCCGCTCATGCGGGCCCAGGGCCACGGGCACATCGTCAATGTGTCCTCCGTGGCCGGCCGTATGGCCTTCCCGGGGCTGGGAACGTACGTGGCCGGCAAGCACGCCCTGGAAGGGATGAGCCAGGCGCTGGCGGCCGAGGTCGCCCCGCTCGGCATCCGCGTCACCGTGGTGGAACCGGGGAGCTTCGCCACCCGTTACGGGACGGCCCTCGGCGAGGCACGCCACCAGCTCCCGGCCTATGCCGAGTTGACCGGCGACATGCTCGCCGCCTGCCGGGGAATGGCCGACGACCCTGCCAGCGGACGCCCCGAGGACTTCGCCGCCCGGGTCCTCGACATCGTCGGCGCCGGCGCCTCGGCGCCCCTGCGGATTCCCATCGGCGACGACGCCTATGCCTATCTGGGCGTGGCCGAACAGGCAGCCAGGGCAGAGCTCGACGCGGCTCGCGCTCTCATGCGAGCGGCGCCGTCGCCTCAGGGCTGACGCTGCGGCGAACGACGGGCCGGGCCGCCCGAACACCGCCGGGCAGCCGGACGGCTCGCCGGCCTCCGGGACGGACAAACGGAAGCGGTCCACGAACACGACCTCCCCGGGCGGCGACGACCTCCGGCACCCGCCGGCCACGTGGTGGTGGACTCTCTGCGCCTCGTGTCGCGCTCGTGTCGCCCCCGGGCGAGGCGGACAGCGGGCCGTGCACGTACGCGTCGGCCGTGTCAGTCGCATCCGGGCGGCCCCGACCGTCCGCGTCGCCGCTCGCATCGGGCACGAGCGGCGTCGTGTGCATCGCGCAGAAGCCGGATGACCGTGTCCGTCGTGCGCTCGCCGGGATTGACGACCGAGATCCAGCCGAGCGGGCCGTGGACCGGGTGCGGCATCACACGGTCCACGGCCGCATGGTCGCGGGGCAGGCTGAGACGGCGCGGCTCCTCCCCGGTGAGTTCACGGAACGTCGCCCGGTCGACGTGGATGTTCACTCGCCATCGGTCCGGTGGGTCGAGGTCGGAAGCGGAGTCGTCCGGATAGTTCTTCGTGACGACGGTTGCGTACGGCTGCGCGGGCCGAGGCATCGGCCCGTCAGGGGCGTAGGAGAAGAAGACATCCCCCCAGGCCACTTCGGGAGAGCCGTCGCCCGGCCCAGGGACGACGACGAGGGCGCCTTCGAGGCCTCGCACGGCGGCGATGATCTGTTCCATACTCGTGACTCCTCCACCCCGTAAACGGGGTGGCTTCTCGCTATGCCGGTTGGGCTTTGCGACGGACCAGCCCGGCCCGTAGAACGTTGGTGGCTCCCACTGTGTCGGCGTGTGCGGTGTGGTTGCAGGCGACGCAGTGGAACTTCTCCTGCGTGCGCCGGTTCTCCTTGGCGGTGTGTCCGCATTCGGGGCACCGCCGGGAGGTGTTGCGGGGGTCCACGGCGATCACTTCCCGTCCGGCGCTTTCAGCCTTGGCGTTGAGGATCGTCAGGAACACCCCCCAACCGGCATCGTTGATCGAGCGGTTCAGCCCGGCCTTGGCGGCGGCTCCGTTGTGCAGGAAGCTGCCTGGTGTCTCGGTGTCGGGCCTCGGTGCGGGGGACCGGCTCATGTTGCAGATCTTGAGGTCTTCGTGCGCGATGAAGTCGTGCTCACGGACCAGCGCGAGCGCGGTCTTGTGTGCGTGGTCGAGGCGCTGGCGGCGTACCTTGCCGTGCAGCTTGGCGACCTTCTCCACCGCCCGGCGGTGATTCGCCGTGCGCTTGTCCCGGCGGACACGCAGGAACCGGGAAAGAGCTTTCTGTGCGGCTTCGAGCCGGGCGGCGTTGCTGCGACCGTGGCGGGGGTTGGGGACGAATCCGCCGCCTGAGTCGGCGAGGAAGTTGGCGATGCCCAGGTCGATGCCGACCGCGCTGCCGGTCGCGGGCAGCGGCTCCGGCCGCTCTTGCTCGGCGGTCAGCACGACGAACCACTTACGGCCCTCGTGCTTGACCGAGACCGTCTTGACCTTGCCGACCACGGGCCGGTGCTGATGCACCTTGACATGCCCGACACCCTGACATCGGACGCGGGTGACCGGGTCGTGCGGGGTGGAGTCCCACCGGCAGCCGTCGCCGTCCCTCGGGAACTCCACCGTGTCGAACCAGTGGACTCCACGGAAGCGGGGATAGCCCGGCACTTCCCGGGCCTTGATCCGCCGGAAGAACGCCTGCATCGCCTTGTCCAGCCGGCGAAGCGTGGCCTGCTGGGAGGAGAACGACCAGCGGCCCTGACGCTCCGGATCGAACGCCCTGATCTCTTTGAGCTGCGCCGACTGCATCCCGTACTTGACGCTCGTCTTCGAGCCGTGCCGGTAGGCGTCACGGCGTTCCTGCAACGCCCCGTTGTACAGGGAGCAGTGATCCCGCAGCATCTCGCCGAGCGCGGCCTGCTGACCCACGGTGGGCCGCATGAGGAACTTGTACGCACGGATCACCCGGCCCACCCCCTTCCAACTGGCCTGATCAACCTAATGCACGCCACTGACAACGCTGCGAACCCCGCCGCTGCGCGGCTCCGGCCCCAGGATCGGATTCCCTCCCCGCCTGAAGGCGGGGATTCCCTCCGAAGGGGAGCGATGGTTCAAGCATCACCTTCAAGTGCTCATGTGGGGTTGGCCATGGAGGAACCGGAGAACGGGCCGCGCGGAGCACCTCTCCGCACGGTCGACGTCGCCAGAGTGTCGGGATACTCCCTGCAGCAGGTCCGCGACCTGGAAAGGCTCGGAGTCATTCCCACGGCTGCCCGGTCGGGCAACGGCTACCGCTCGTACACAACGGTTCATGTGACGGCCCTGCGCGCGTACCGAGGTCTCGCAGCCGCCGTCGGCCCCGTCGCCGCCCGCCGGATGCTCCCGGAGCTGCGGACGGCGACGATCACGGAGGCGGCCTCGGCGGTCAGCGCGCTCCACGTCCAACTCACTTGGGAACGGGACGAGGCCCTGCTCGCTCAGGAAGCCCTGCGGGCGGCGCGGGCCGAGGTGGATGCTTCGGCGTCCGAGCGGGAGAGCGACGCCATGACGATCACCGAGCTCGCCGGAGCACTTGCCGTGCGCCCCTCGACCCTGCGCTTCTGGGAGCAGGAAGGGCTGCTCGTGCCCGAGCGAGTGACGTCGCTGCGGGCGCGCCGGTACGGCCTTCCCGCCGTCAGGACGGCACGGATCGTGGCGGCCCTTCGGGGAGCCGGCTACGGCATCCCCGCGGTGCGCGAGATCCTCGGCTCCCTGCAGGGGCCCGCCGGCCCGGAGGAGACCCGACGCATTCTGGCGCACCGCCTCGACCAGGTCGCCGCACGGACCGTGGCGCTGCTCCGGGCGGGCTCGGACCTGGCGGCCGTGGTCCTGTACGAGCGGGAGACCGACGCCGGTTGACGGGTCCGCGGCGTCGGTGGCCCGAGGCACCACCGGCGCGGAGCGTCACGACCCGGCCGCGGGTTCCGGCAGGGCCCGGTTCCGTCGCGGAACCCCCGGACCGGTCGGTGCCGCGGGTCCGGCCGGTCCGGCCGTCGTGACGGCGATGCCGGACAGCGGCGACCGGATCCGTCACCGCGGGCGGGCCGTCGCAGGGCGCAGGACTGCCGTACACCTCGCCGACGATCTCCTCCCGCGCCCGTAGCACTTGAGTATGACGCGGCCCCCGTACCGAGACTGATATCGCGGCTCATGCGGAACCTCCGCCCTCCGTCGGCATCTTGATCACCAAGTCGACCGGAGGAGAGAGTTTTGATGGCCAGTCAGGTGAGCGCGACGGAGCGGGCGAAGGCTTCCGCCCCGGAGTACCAGGGTGCTCTCGGGTCGCTCTCGGTGAACGCCTCGCTCCCGGAGGTGCTCGCCCGGGGCGTGGAGGAGTTGCGGGCGGCGGAGCGGGCCGGTGACCGGCGGGAGGTTGCTCGCTGCGGGCTGGCCGTGGCCGAGGCGTGCCGGCGGCTGGGGCGTGTCGAGGAGGCGGACCGGGCGTGGAAGGCGAGCTACCGGGCAGCTCGTTCGGCCGGTCACGAGGGCGCGATGGCGTGGGCCCTGTGGAGTGGGGGCACGCTGGCCCGGCAGCGGGGGTCGTTCGCTCTGGCGTACCGCTTGCTGCGGCTGGCGGCGGACATGGGCAAGCAGGGTGGCGACGTCGTCGTACGGGGCTATTCGCTGGCCGGGCTCGCCGAGACGGGGCGGATCCAGGGCGACTACGAGGCGGTGGGCAGGCTGCACGAGCAGCTACTGGCCGAGGCCCGCCGTCGTGGCGAGGCCCGGCACACGGTGTGGGCCCTGGAGGGCATCGCGCAGATGCACCGCAACACCGGTGCCTACGACAAGGCCCTGGCACTGTTCGAGGAGGCGGCCGACACGGCGCTGCGTGCGGAGGACCGGCGCGGGTGGGCCTGGGCGCTGCGCGGCATCGCGGACGTGGTGTCCGTGCGCGACGGCGAGGTGGAACGCGCCCTGTCGCTGTTGTCGCAGGCGGAGGAGGCCTGCCGTGACATGCGCTTGTCGAGCGCGCTCGCCTACAACCACAAGATGCAGGGCAACGTGCTGTACCGTGCGGGCCGTTACGCCGAGGCCCGGGAGCTCTACGAGCGGGCGCTGGAGGAGTTCCGCGACATGGAGGAGCCTCGGGGGACGGCACTGTCGCGGCTGGGGCTGGTCAAGGCACGTGCCCGACTGGGTCGGGACGCCTCCCGCAGCGCGGCCGAGCTGGCGGAGCTGCGCTCGACGCTGGACCGCATCGGGCTGCGCCACGCCCGGGAGATGGTGGAGAAGGCGGCGGCCGAGCTGGGGGTGGGGCCGTTGCCGGACGGCGGCGGGGAGCAGGTGCCGGACGGCGGTGTGGGCCGTGGGGAGCCGGTGCTGCCGGCGGGCGGAGCGGAAGCGCTGCGGGCGGCGGATGTGGAGGGCCTGCGATGAGCGCCTCCTCGTCATCGGTGTACGCCCCTGCCGGGTCGGCAGAAGCTGCCGGGGCGCCGGACGTTCCCGGGTCGCCGGACGCTGCCGAGGCAGGTGCGTCGCGCGGCGGCAACGCCGCTGTGGGCCGCGTTCTGAGGCGCTGTCGTGAGCTGGTGCGGCCGGCGCTGGTGGAGGCGGTGGGGCAGCTGCATCCGTGGACCGGTGAGATGGCGGCGTACGCGCTGGGCTGGCGCGATGCGGCCGGGACACCCGATCCCGGCGGCTCCGAGGGAAAGGGCGTGCGGCAGGCGCTCACCGTGCTGGGGGCCGAGGCGGTGGGGGCTGACGGCGGTGTGGCCGTCGCGGGGGCGGTGGCCGTGGAGCTGGTGCACACGTTCTCCCTGATGCACGACGACATCATGGACGGTGACGGCCTGCGGCGGCAGCGCGCGGCGGTGTGGAAGGCCTATGGGACGGGTCCGGCTGTCCTGGCCGGGGACGCGCTCCTCGCCCTCGCCGTGCAGTGTCTGGCCGAGGCACCGGGGCCGCGGACGGGGGACGCCGTACGGCTGTTGTGCGGGACGCTCAACGCGCTCGTCAGCGGCCAGGCGGAGGACCTGCGGTTCGAACGGCTCCCGTGGAGCGGGCCGGACGCGGTGCGGATGGACCAGTACCGGTCGATGGCGGAGCAGAAGACGGGGGCCCTGCTCGGCTGCGCGGTCGCGCTCGGTGCGGTGCTGGGCGGCGCTCCTGCCGGAACGGTGGGGGTGCTGGAGCGGGCCGGGCGGCATCTGGGCGTGGCCTTCCAGGCGGTGGACGATCTGCTGGGCATCTGGGGTGAGCCGGCGGTGACGGGAAAGCCCGTCCACGGCGACCTGCGAATGCGCAAGAAGACCTATCCGGTGCTCGCCGCGCTGGCGGGAGATGGTCCGGCCGCGCGCGAGCTGGGGGTACTGCTGGAGTCGTCCGGGCCGTTGGACGGCGCGGCGGCGGCGCACGCCGCCGTGCTGGTGGAGGAGGCGGGCGGGCGGGCCGCGACCCGTGCGGAGGCGCGCCGGCATCTCGGCGCCGCGCGCCACGCCCTGCCGGGTGGGGGACTCGCGCCGGGTGCGGCCGGGGAACTGGACGCGCTGTTCGCCTGCTTGCTGGACCGCAGGTGGTGAACGGGCGGTCGGTGAGGCGCCGGGGCGGCGACGCACGGCCCCGGCGTGTCCCCGGACCCGCCGGCCGCGCGCTCGGGTCGTGACCGGTCGACGCGACGGAGCACGAGACGGGCGCTCGGCGCCCGGCGGTCAGAGGCTGGTGAGCAGGTCGTCGAGCGGGGCCGGTACGCCTTCGGGGTCGAGTGCTTCGACGAGGACGTGACCGTAGCGGATCTTGCGCCCCTTCTTCGTCCCGAGGAAGCGCCGCAACTGCTGCTGTGGCGTGCGGCCCTGCTGCGCGGGCTGGCGCTGGAAGGTCTCCAGGGCGCGCAGGTCGCCTTCCGCCCGGACGAGTTCCTCCACGCGTGTCACGCCCAGCGCGCGGATGAGTTCGTCCTCCAGGTCCGCGGCGCAGACGAAGAACCCCTGCGGTGTTGCGCCGGCCCGCTCCCAGCCGCGGGCGTAGTACCGGCGCTCCGCCTCGTCGCAGAGTCCCGTGAGGCGGAGGCCCAGCCCGGGCGGGCCGAGGAGGTGGGCGAAGCGCCCGACGTTCATCGCACCGCCCATGGACAGCACGCAGACGCCCTCGGCCGCCAGGTCCCGGCCGCGGCTCGCCGCCAGCACGCCGACGGCGGCGACGTCGCTCGGCCCCTCGAGGAGGACGACCGTGCGGACGCGCGACCGCGCTGCCAGCTCCCGGGCTCCGTCGCCGGGCCCACCGGCCGCCCATTGGGTGACCGCCTCCTGGAACAACCCCATGTCACTCATGAACCGAGTCTCCGTTCTTTCCGGCGGACGCGGTAGGCAATTTCCGTGGGCGCGACGACCGGCGGTGGGCCTCGCGCACCACGCCCGACCAGCACAACGGCTTCCGGGCCACCGGCTTCCCCGGCCCGCCGTCCCTGCCGGGTTCCCCATCACGGCTTCCACAGGCCTCCGTTGCCGTCGAGTGGGGACCAGCGCGGCTCCCACCGTGTGCGTCACCGCCGCCGGGCCAGGCCGGGAACGGCGCCACGATCCGCCGAACGCCCCGTTCCGTGCCGGGGCGCAGCCGGACTCGGGAAGCGGTGCGCGGCGGGTTCGCCCAGCCGGGCGGCCGCCGTCAGCCAGGCAGCCGTCACCGCACCGTGCGCCTCGGCGGTACGGGCGGACCGGTCGCCCCTGAGACGGACCGGTGCTCCGACGTGGACGTGCAGGGCCGGGCGGCGCAGGGGCGCGGTGGCCAGACCAGCGATCTGCTTGGCGACGTTCCCCGAGGTGACCCGGCGGGCCCCGGCCTGGCCCACGGGTACGACAGGCGCACCCGTGCGCCCGGCGAGTCGCGCGAGGCCGCTGCGGAAGGCCACGGGCGGGGATTCGGCGGAGTCCGCACGGGGCGGGATCCCGCCCTCCCCGTAGATGAGGACGAGTCGTCCCTCCCCCAGTGCGGCCGCGGCGAGGTCGAGGCAGCGGGCGGCGCGCCGGTCGTTGCGGTGTACGGGGATGTGGCCCCCGCGGGCGAGCACGCCGCCCAGCACGGGGATGCGCCACAGACCCGCGGTGGCCATGACGACGGGTTCGACGCCGAGGTGGTGCAGCGCGGCGAGAACGACGGCCGGGTCGGCGAGCGAGGTGTGGTTGGCGGCGATGATGCTGCCCGGCGCGAGGACGGCACGGGTGTCCGTGGTCACGGTGAGTCGGCCGAAGGCCGGCACCAGGACCTCGGCGAGGCGGCTGAGCATGTGGTCTCCCGGTCTCGGCGGTGATGGTCCTCATCGTCGAGTGCGGGATCCGGCCGGGCATGAGCACGAGTACTCACCGTCGCCCGTGCCGGATACCCAGACCGGGAGCGCCGAGGTGTCCGGCAGCGCCGGCGCGCAGGACACGCAGGACAGGCAGGCAGGCTTACCCAAGGCATCGTTCAGGACGTGGGAGGGGATCACGGCAATCCGCCCCGGACGCACCGCGACGGCGACCGCGCGGCCCGCCGGACGCCAGCGGAGCCGCGGCGCCGGCGGCACGCACGCTCAGGCGGCGGAGTCCGTCCTGGACGTACGTGCCGCCCGGTCGGCGAAGAGCGCGCCGCAGATCTCCCCGGCCCGCACCGCGGTCGTCGACAGCAGGGTCGACGCGAGACCGTGGGTGTGCTCCGTGCCGCCCTGGAGACAGACGGCCGCCGTCTCACGGCCATGGACACGGCGCCGACCCGTTTGGCGTCCTCGGTGGCGATGTTCGCCAGTTCGCCCGGCAACCGGCCGTCCTCGGCGCCTCCTTCGGGTGCGAGGACGCGCTCGACGAGAGCGACGCGGAGCAGATGGGCGGCCGTCAACGAGGCGCGTTCGCCCGCCCGGGCGCCGTACCGGAAACTGAAGGAGAGCCCGACGTAGACGACGGCGAGCACGCCGAGCCACAGCATCAGACCAGCGGCATCCCCCTCGACGACTCCCTGATCGACGGCCAGTCCGAATGAGGACGGGCACGACCGCCTCGCCACCCTGATGGCACGCCCCGAGGAGCACGCCGAGCGCGACGGAGCGACGCTGGCCGCGGACTGCGCGCCACAGCACGTCCCGTCCCCGGAGCTCCGGCTTCTCCACGCATCCCTCCGGATACGGCTCAGAAGTGCCCGGGAACCGCACGACAACTTAGGCAAGGCTAACCATCTTTGACGCCCTTCGCCCCCCTCCTTCCGGACGGGAAGTCGTCGATCGGCGCGGCGGTCGTCTTGGCCGCGCACCGCTCGATGTCGCCACCGGGTCGCCCCGCGCACGGATGACCGTCGGCACACCATCGGCCCGGGTCTCCAACCGGCCTGGCGATTGCGCCACTTCATCGATTCCGCACGCTTCAGGTGGGCGCGGCCCGAGCACCATGTCGTCCCGCCGGCCCCGCCGCTCGCCCGAAGCGCAGGAGAGGACTTCCGTGCTCTGCACGAGAATCACCGACGCCCGCCCGGCGCCGGCCGGGAGCGGGGGCGCCCGCGCGGGCACGGGCCCGCGCGGGGGCCGGTCAGGTGCGGGGGCCGGTCAGGTGCGGTCACCGACAGTTCGAAGACCGCCCGCGGGCCCGGGCCCGCGCGCCGGCCGGGCCGCGGTCGCGGCTCCGAATGCCGGTGCCCCGGTGGCGCCGCCCCTCGGCGGGCCTGACACGATGGGCGCCGCTGCACCGGGCACGGTCGGTGACAGCTCATCACGGTCGTTCCGATACGGAGGCGTACATGAGCGCAGGCCCTCGAGTGGGCGAGCAGATCGCCGACTTCTCCCTGCCGGGCGGTGTCCTGGTGGGCGACTCGTTCGAGCGCCGCGAGTTCACCGCGTCCGGGCAGCGGGGCACACCGCTCATGCTCGCCTTCTACCCCGGTGACGACACTCCGGTGTGCACCAAGCAGCTGTGCTCCTACTCCAGCGGGCTGGAGGTGTTCGAGGACTGCGGCGCGCTGGTGTGGGGCATCAGCCCCCAGAGCGTGGACAGCCACGAGGCCTTCGCCAGGAAGCACTCACTGCGCATCCCGCTGCTCGCCGACACCGACCGCACGGTCTCGAAGGCGTTCGGCGTCAGCACCCCGGGCATCGGTCTGCGCCGCGCCGTGTTCCTCGTCGCCCCGGACGGAACCCTGCACTGGAAGCACGTCTCCCTCCTCGGCATGACGTTCCAGAGCGTCTCGACCCTCTCCGCCCAGCTGGAGGCGATGGGGAAGCACCCCTCACGCTAGATGATCAGTTCCAAGGGATGCCTCCGGAGGGTGTGGGGCGGGCGGCGGCCGAGGACACCGCGAGACGGTCAGGCGGCGGGGTCGACTTCGGGGTGCGTGAACCGCAGGGGCTTGCCCAGCGACCGGGCGTAGGCGATTTCGGCTCGGGTGCTGTCTCCGATGTAGTCGCCGACTACGAGCACCTCATCAGCGAGCCGGATCTTCGCCCGGTGCAGATCGTCGAGTCGAACCTTCAGCGCCTCGGCCTCGGCAGGATCGGACCAGAGTTCGTGCGGCGACTTCATGTCGCAGCCCGGTTTGACGACAATCCTTCCGGCTCCGGTCTCCCGCAGATCGGCCTCGTTCATCTCGATCATGAAGCGGGTGGAGCCGCAGATCACGACGATGTGCGGGAGGTTCAACAGCTTCTTCGCGTCG
It contains:
- a CDS encoding MerR family transcriptional regulator, with product MEEPENGPRGAPLRTVDVARVSGYSLQQVRDLERLGVIPTAARSGNGYRSYTTVHVTALRAYRGLAAAVGPVAARRMLPELRTATITEAASAVSALHVQLTWERDEALLAQEALRAARAEVDASASERESDAMTITELAGALAVRPSTLRFWEQEGLLVPERVTSLRARRYGLPAVRTARIVAALRGAGYGIPAVREILGSLQGPAGPEETRRILAHRLDQVAARTVALLRAGSDLAAVVLYERETDAG
- a CDS encoding TOPRIM nucleotidyl transferase/hydrolase domain-containing protein; the protein is MSDMGLFQEAVTQWAAGGPGDGARELAARSRVRTVVLLEGPSDVAAVGVLAASRGRDLAAEGVCVLSMGGAMNVGRFAHLLGPPGLGLRLTGLCDEAERRYYARGWERAGATPQGFFVCAADLEDELIRALGVTRVEELVRAEGDLRALETFQRQPAQQGRTPQQQLRRFLGTKKGRKIRYGHVLVEALDPEGVPAPLDDLLTSL
- a CDS encoding MarR family winged helix-turn-helix transcriptional regulator, producing MSKGAPGPTPGFLVWRLANKWRVAVDRAVAPLGLTHAQYSLVASLYGMQRGGERPSQRRLADHTGLEALYVSKLARALESAGLIERTRDPRDPRAVQLALTEQGQAVTQQAITKVQELLQQLLQPLGGLDAPRTRAFTGELTTLLDAPLAPSVPNDESTKGTGP
- a CDS encoding lysophospholipid acyltransferase family protein, whose amino-acid sequence is MLSRLAEVLVPAFGRLTVTTDTRAVLAPGSIIAANHTSLADPAVVLAALHHLGVEPVVMATAGLWRIPVLGGVLARGGHIPVHRNDRRAARCLDLAAAALGEGRLVLIYGEGGIPPRADSAESPPVAFRSGLARLAGRTGAPVVPVGQAGARRVTSGNVAKQIAGLATAPLRRPALHVHVGAPVRLRGDRSARTAEAHGAVTAAWLTAAARLGEPAAHRFPSPAAPRHGTGRSADRGAVPGLARRR
- a CDS encoding RNA-guided endonuclease InsQ/TnpB family protein, whose protein sequence is MIRAYKFLMRPTVGQQAALGEMLRDHCSLYNGALQERRDAYRHGSKTSVKYGMQSAQLKEIRAFDPERQGRWSFSSQQATLRRLDKAMQAFFRRIKAREVPGYPRFRGVHWFDTVEFPRDGDGCRWDSTPHDPVTRVRCQGVGHVKVHQHRPVVGKVKTVSVKHEGRKWFVVLTAEQERPEPLPATGSAVGIDLGIANFLADSGGGFVPNPRHGRSNAARLEAAQKALSRFLRVRRDKRTANHRRAVEKVAKLHGKVRRQRLDHAHKTALALVREHDFIAHEDLKICNMSRSPAPRPDTETPGSFLHNGAAAKAGLNRSINDAGWGVFLTILNAKAESAGREVIAVDPRNTSRRCPECGHTAKENRRTQEKFHCVACNHTAHADTVGATNVLRAGLVRRKAQPA
- a CDS encoding DUF6194 family protein, which translates into the protein MEQIIAAVRGLEGALVVVPGPGDGSPEVAWGDVFFSYAPDGPMPRPAQPYATVVTKNYPDDSASDLDPPDRWRVNIHVDRATFRELTGEEPRRLSLPRDHAAVDRVMPHPVHGPLGWISVVNPGERTTDTVIRLLRDAHDAARARCERRRGRSGPPGCD
- a CDS encoding MarR family transcriptional regulator, which gives rise to MTTTAYTGTSPLADARALGLAHYAARGVLEHVLARHGITFQQQIALRAAVTADARQTPEELVAQVRGSLKADPADIRTTLDELLARELLVADGAHLRPTGAGRELLTAVAADTAPLTAHVWGGIPAEDLAAAGRVLALVTERANAELAALTA
- a CDS encoding peroxiredoxin, whose translation is MSAGPRVGEQIADFSLPGGVLVGDSFERREFTASGQRGTPLMLAFYPGDDTPVCTKQLCSYSSGLEVFEDCGALVWGISPQSVDSHEAFARKHSLRIPLLADTDRTVSKAFGVSTPGIGLRRAVFLVAPDGTLHWKHVSLLGMTFQSVSTLSAQLEAMGKHPSR
- a CDS encoding SDR family oxidoreductase, coding for MARRWLVTGCSSGLGYALATAAAEAGHRVAATARRSEALEGLARAWPGRITPLALELRDAAQCEEAVRSACDVLGGIDVLVNNAGSGLFGTVEEVCDAEVRDQLETLVVGPWRLTRLVLPLMRAQGHGHIVNVSSVAGRMAFPGLGTYVAGKHALEGMSQALAAEVAPLGIRVTVVEPGSFATRYGTALGEARHQLPAYAELTGDMLAACRGMADDPASGRPEDFAARVLDIVGAGASAPLRIPIGDDAYAYLGVAEQAARAELDAARALMRAAPSPQG
- a CDS encoding polyprenyl synthetase family protein, whose translation is MSASSSSVYAPAGSAEAAGAPDVPGSPDAAEAGASRGGNAAVGRVLRRCRELVRPALVEAVGQLHPWTGEMAAYALGWRDAAGTPDPGGSEGKGVRQALTVLGAEAVGADGGVAVAGAVAVELVHTFSLMHDDIMDGDGLRRQRAAVWKAYGTGPAVLAGDALLALAVQCLAEAPGPRTGDAVRLLCGTLNALVSGQAEDLRFERLPWSGPDAVRMDQYRSMAEQKTGALLGCAVALGAVLGGAPAGTVGVLERAGRHLGVAFQAVDDLLGIWGEPAVTGKPVHGDLRMRKKTYPVLAALAGDGPAARELGVLLESSGPLDGAAAAHAAVLVEEAGGRAATRAEARRHLGAARHALPGGGLAPGAAGELDALFACLLDRRW
- a CDS encoding tetratricopeptide repeat protein, giving the protein MASQVSATERAKASAPEYQGALGSLSVNASLPEVLARGVEELRAAERAGDRREVARCGLAVAEACRRLGRVEEADRAWKASYRAARSAGHEGAMAWALWSGGTLARQRGSFALAYRLLRLAADMGKQGGDVVVRGYSLAGLAETGRIQGDYEAVGRLHEQLLAEARRRGEARHTVWALEGIAQMHRNTGAYDKALALFEEAADTALRAEDRRGWAWALRGIADVVSVRDGEVERALSLLSQAEEACRDMRLSSALAYNHKMQGNVLYRAGRYAEARELYERALEEFRDMEEPRGTALSRLGLVKARARLGRDASRSAAELAELRSTLDRIGLRHAREMVEKAAAELGVGPLPDGGGEQVPDGGVGRGEPVLPAGGAEALRAADVEGLR